CTTCCAACATCAACTATCTCTGCAGCTTTTGCTTCTGGTACTTACTGAACTGGTTCTTCATCACAGCACAAGGGGTGATGACCTCTTCCCAAAGGACCTGTAAGGGCTCAATTTTGCCCACCAGTGGCTGATctacagagcagggaaaaggtgAATGGGAGGTTGGTACATGGGGCTGGACCTGGCAGGTCGCACAAGGTGATGCCCAAACCCAGGTGGAACACGCTTGACCCACAGCACAAGAGAAAAgatgctcctggcactgcagtatGATCCCTCCCAGGGATGCCACCCTTGTGCCCACTGCTACAGTCCAGTTGGAGGGGGCgtatgggcaggggctggtggcagacagggtcccatgctgctgctcacctgTCTGATCCAGGTTGGGCTTGTTCAAGGTGCTGTTTTGCTTCCAGAAGTCCCGGATTCCCTGAACCGCTTCAGCCATTTGGCGCTTCTCCCGCTGCTCCTGGAAATCTAGGGGTGATCACAGACATCATagagaagttgaggttggaagagacctgcaGGGTCAAATCTACTCCAAGgcctgcctgagccaggatcagCTGTCCAAACCAGCTCAGACAAACCATCCTCTAAGGCTACCATGAAACCAGACAcagcaccagacatcacacccaaacctgccacagggaaagcaggggggctgtggtggccaatgtcctgctgctgtagggGCTGTTAAAATAAGATCAAGAaatcccaggcagaggctgtgcccccactacagaggaagatgGACCCCCGCTCGAGCCTTGGGAAACCCTGATCAGGAGGTAGCCTAAAGATTCAGGTCAGGAGCATGAGGCAGAGTCACAGAGCAAAGGTGCTACAACGAGGGCCCTGAGGTGAACAGCAACCCCCGGATTTCCACCTGGACCCTGGATGCAGCTTGCCATGAGCCCCGAATTTGGGTGTACAATGCCCAGAGTGGCAGGGCCCGGCCTGCAGCTTGATGGGTCCCAAGGTGACACCCCATGTGAGTGAATAACCCTGCGGGGACAAGGGCTGGGATAACTGGTAAAGGGGATCTGCCTGAGCGTGGTGATGCTGGCAGGCTATTTAGCTCCGTGGAGAGGCTGGAGGTAATTAGGCAGGGCAGAGCATTATGTGAATGTGCCAATGCTTCCATTTTAGGAGGAAGCCCCAGCAGCTGATGCTCCCCAAGCCACATCCTGCTCCTGTGCCCACAGCCACGAGCCAGTGGGACATTCAGCAGTTTGCCCAAAGAGGATGAATTCTTCCGAGCTCTGGACAAGAAGTCCTGCATCAGGGGCTCTTCTGGGGCTTAAGCCCCGCTCAGTGTAGGACAGTCCTGGGAACTTTGCTGAGCTTGATCTCTTCACCTTGGGCctggctcaggggtgggggatCTCTTCCCCCTCACTTCAACCCTTGCCCTAGCAGACCTGAGTGCAGCGCTTGCCTCTGGTACTCACGGTATtgctcctggagcacagcacagggcGAGACGATCTCCTCCCACAGGCCCAGTAATGGCTGAATTTCACCCACCAGCTGCTGGCCTGGAAAGGATGGAAAGGCTTCACAGGAGGCAGCCCCATGGTGTGAGCCTGAGCAGGTCACACGAGGTGATGCCCAAACCAGGACAGGACGTGTGTGACAATGGTGTTCCTGGCCCTGCCATCTGACCCCACTGTGCCTCCAGGCAGGGTCTctatccacccaccccaccacactGAATGCCAACACTCCCAACAAGAGgcaagggctgggagcagcctctCGTATTGGGCCCACCGAATAGTTGGAAAGCGGGTTGGACAAGCATCACCTGCCCTTCCTCAGCCTCAGGTAGTGGCCGCTTCTTCCCAGAGTAGAAAGGAGACCCAAAGAAAGCACATGATGCTCACAAGCTGGCTCAACACTTGTTCCAGCTAATTAGTGGGTCGAAGAACAGGGCTCACGCCAAATCCCTGCCTCCTGTACATGTCATGGACCATCATGGCTGAGGAAATGCTCCAACCctactgccaccagcagcataagATGAGTAAACAGaagggcagtggccagcagcattCAGGGGTAAAACTAATTGAAAACTGAaaaggccagtactcttcaaatgggaaggagaaggctgagtggggatagTATTGAGGTCTATAAAATGCTGACGCGTAtgaaggaagggaagaggggccTGTTGTTCACTAACTCCCAGAACCAGGGGGCACACATTGAAATGactaggtgacaggtttaaaactagcaAGAGACGGGACTTTTTGATGAAACATGCAGTGGTTGTGAGTAGTTGGTTGCCCCAGGACGGgttggggcagagagcagagccaggggcagcaaggggctggacacATGGCTGGAGGATGGATCTGCTCATGGCTGTGTCACAGAATGGGTGGAGACGTTTCCTCTGGCATGTCTCACCCAGTGCTGGGGGGCGTCAGGGAGGATGTTGAAGAGGGGATGGAGCacgttcagtgctctccctctgcaGCACCCACCCCTGCCGCTGTAGGCAACAGGATACTGGGAGagggaccattggtctgacccagcctGTCCCGTGCTGCTGCTCACCTGTCTGCTCCATGACAGACATGTTCACAGTGCTGTTTTCCTTCCAGAAGTCTCGGACTCTCTGAACTGCTTCGGCCACTTGGTGCTTCTCCCTCCGCTCCTGGAAACCTAGGGAGGACATCAGGGCAGGCTCGGTTAGGGAGAGGGGAAGTGTTGTCATTTGTCCAGAGGAGAACGAAGAGCCCGTGCCTGCCTAGTGAGATCACCGGTGTGGCTGTGTACGGCGATGGGTTGTAGAGCCAGTGCAGCTGCGGTCTTGTCTACACATGAGTCGGTTGAAGTGGCTTAGAGACTGGGAAGACTGTTtcctcctggagccccatttATTGgttgccaggggccccacaacaACACACCTACAACCCACACAGTCCTGGACCATCTACAACAGCTGCATGCTCACAGAGCCATTGCATCCGTACAGCTTCACCCATTTGCAGCTACATctacagggtgctgcagggccGACTTCTTCAGGGACAGGGGGACGTGGAACAGTTTATGTCCCAAATACAAAGAAGCAGAGGCTTTGAAGAAGTCTCCCTCCCTCCGGGCCACATGGCTGCTTTGCAAAACAATTAGTACCTCTTACTAAGGACACTAATCCCATCCTGCAGATTCAGCCTTAGATGTGTTACATACCATGGCTTCGCATATGAATGCAAGGATTGGGTGCATGTAGTGGGCCAGTAGGGGACGTTCCTGTGCTAAGCCACCCACCACACTGCGCCCAAATACCTACTGAGGGCCTCCTCCAGGGCGTCTTGTGTCTGACCTACACAGCCCTTGTAGACCtcgagggtgcttgacccactgcgagaacttggggtgcttccttaaGCCTGAAGCACAGACAGGCTGGAACAAGTTTCCTCCACAGCGAGGACCTTAGCTTTGACTGCACGGCTAGACTAGGATGCTGGGAGCACAGAATTAGCGGAAACCTTTTTATATCCTCTGTGCCTTTCTCCTCTGAACCAGACATCTCCTAGGACCAAGAACATTTCCATCCACAATATTTATGGAGCCCACAAAGGCATCACCAAACACCGCAGCGATCACATCTGTTCAGGACACGGGAAGTGTTGAGTTATGGAGGAGACTGGAGGAAATGTAGCAAGGTGAGATGCCCAGCGATTATGACCAGAAAAGACCCACTGAATGCACCTCATGTAacaaggggctgggcagtggtaaTTATGGGGTTTCCTGAGGGTTGATTGCTCCAGCTTGTGCCCAGTTGCTCATTTTATATATCTAGGTTTTCTGCATTTACTGACATCCAGTGAAATCATTTTGTGTCACAAAGGTTCACAACAAAGGTGTGTTTGCGACTGGTGCTGGACTTACACTTGGCCGTGACTCCACCAAGAGAAGCCATGAGGAGGAcgctcagcagcaggaggagagcaTAGAGGACACGGGATCTCTTTGGAGAGGACTCAGGAAGGTTTcctggaagaagaagaagaaacatcTCCAGGGAAGTCACACGATTGGTATCCCCCACATGGGCTGCAGTTGTAGTTCCTGTCCACACTGCTGCAATGAGTCAGGCCCTCAGAAGGCAGCACACGC
This genomic window from Alligator mississippiensis isolate rAllMis1 chromosome 2, rAllMis1, whole genome shotgun sequence contains:
- the LOC132248456 gene encoding C-type lectin domain family 4 member F-like isoform X1: MKAAAEEPVYGNMIISAVPRQSFGKGNLPESSPKRSRVLYALLLLLSVLLMASLGGVTAKCFQERREKHQVAEAVQRVRDFWKENSTVNMSVMEQTGQQLVGEIQPLLGLWEEIVSPCAVLQEQYHFQEQREKRQMAEAVQGIRDFWKQNSTLNKPNLDQTDQPLVGKIEPLQVLWEEVITPCAVMKNQFRSVVTKLSQGWRHHGGNLYYFSEKKSSWEEAEHFCMSQNSHLSSVLSREEQEYLATQVKGADQRWIGLSDREAEGSWRWVDGSKYTAGFWTESQPDNWDQGVGGTEDCVHLSEPHYERWNDANCTLQHRWICKAALG